In Janibacter alkaliphilus, the following proteins share a genomic window:
- a CDS encoding WYL domain-containing protein, with amino-acid sequence MAASNTPKAKTERLMNLTMCLLSTRRALPKQRIRRMVEAYQQVETDEAFDRMFERDKDELRGLGIPLVTEDIGGGFDDEVGYRIDQRDYALPDIAFDPDELAVIGLASRTWAHATMAAPAATAWRKVAAGDDSTEEAFVGLEPRLGGAEPAFDALKDAVLGGRSVTFGYTKAGEASGATRRVDPWTLTSWRGRWYLVGHDLDRDAPRIFRLSRTSAEVTDAGPAAHPPPGDLDAQAMIADLGDSGAPVATALLRVRSEAGHALRRRATGVTALDDQWDQLTLEHGSIHQLADEVVSHGADVVVEEPPALREAVVTRLRAVLEAAS; translated from the coding sequence GTGGCGGCGTCGAACACCCCGAAGGCCAAGACCGAGCGGCTCATGAACCTCACCATGTGCCTGCTCTCGACCCGGCGCGCCCTGCCCAAGCAGCGGATCCGGCGGATGGTCGAGGCGTACCAGCAGGTCGAGACCGACGAGGCATTCGACCGGATGTTCGAGCGGGACAAGGACGAGCTGCGCGGGCTCGGCATCCCGCTGGTCACCGAGGACATCGGCGGCGGCTTCGACGACGAGGTGGGCTACCGCATCGACCAGCGCGACTACGCCCTGCCGGACATCGCCTTCGACCCCGACGAGCTCGCCGTCATCGGCCTGGCCAGCCGCACCTGGGCGCACGCCACCATGGCCGCACCAGCCGCGACCGCCTGGCGCAAGGTGGCCGCCGGCGACGACAGCACCGAGGAGGCCTTCGTCGGGCTGGAGCCGCGGCTCGGCGGCGCCGAGCCCGCCTTCGACGCGCTCAAGGACGCCGTGCTCGGCGGGCGCTCGGTGACCTTCGGCTACACCAAGGCCGGTGAGGCCAGCGGGGCCACCCGCCGGGTCGACCCGTGGACGCTGACCTCATGGCGCGGCCGCTGGTACCTCGTCGGGCACGACCTCGACCGGGACGCACCCCGGATCTTCCGCCTCTCCCGCACCAGCGCCGAGGTCACCGACGCCGGCCCGGCCGCGCACCCCCCGCCGGGCGACCTCGACGCGCAGGCGATGATCGCCGACCTCGGCGACAGCGGTGCCCCGGTCGCGACCGCCCTGCTGCGGGTGCGCTCCGAGGCCGGGCACGCGCTGCGCCGTCGCGCCACCGGCGTCACGGCGCTCGACGACCAGTGGGACCAGCTGACCCTGGAGCACGGCTCGATCCACCAGCTCGCCGACGAGGTGGTCAGTCACGGCGCGGACGTCGTCGTCGAGGAACCCCCCGCGCTGCGGGAGGCGGTCGTCACCCGGCTGCGGGCCGTGCTGGAGGCCGCGTCATGA
- a CDS encoding helix-turn-helix transcriptional regulator, with translation MSRTPPETATSRVQRLLTMVPWLVSRQGIEIADAAAGLGISEAQLRDDLDLLFMVGYGTMPDELVDVSYEAGRVYVGNAEAIARPLRLGLDEAVSLIVGLRALAASGVAGTEPIERALAKLEAATGGIAGVERVQVAADATVDSQTLATAREALKDGRRVHLTYLVPSRDERTERDVDPLRVTSYDGHWYLEGWCHRAKDVRLFRLDRVEAITVLDAPAQIPEGIEPRDLRDGLYAPRRDDLEVTLALAPEAHWVADYYPVTSRHREPEADGRETLIVSLPSRDEELITRLVLRLGGRARVLAPEHVARAVHERATAALTAY, from the coding sequence ATGAGTCGCACCCCGCCGGAGACCGCCACCTCGCGGGTGCAGCGGCTGCTGACCATGGTCCCCTGGCTGGTCAGCCGCCAGGGCATCGAGATCGCCGACGCCGCCGCCGGCCTGGGGATCAGCGAGGCCCAGCTGCGCGACGACCTCGACCTGCTCTTCATGGTCGGCTACGGGACGATGCCGGACGAGCTCGTCGACGTCTCCTACGAGGCCGGCCGGGTCTACGTCGGCAACGCCGAGGCGATCGCCCGCCCGCTGCGCCTCGGCCTCGACGAGGCGGTCTCGCTCATCGTCGGGCTGCGCGCGCTGGCCGCCAGCGGTGTCGCCGGCACCGAGCCGATCGAGCGGGCGCTGGCCAAGCTCGAGGCGGCCACCGGCGGGATCGCCGGGGTCGAGCGGGTGCAGGTCGCCGCCGACGCGACCGTCGACAGTCAGACCCTGGCGACCGCCCGAGAGGCCCTCAAGGACGGTCGGCGCGTCCACCTGACCTACCTCGTGCCCAGCCGCGACGAGCGCACCGAGCGCGACGTCGACCCGCTGCGGGTGACCTCCTACGACGGGCACTGGTACCTCGAGGGCTGGTGCCACCGGGCCAAGGACGTGCGCCTCTTCCGGCTGGACCGGGTCGAGGCGATCACCGTGCTGGACGCGCCCGCCCAGATCCCGGAGGGCATCGAGCCCCGCGACCTGCGCGACGGCCTCTACGCGCCGCGGCGCGACGACCTCGAGGTCACCCTGGCGCTCGCCCCCGAGGCGCACTGGGTCGCCGACTACTACCCGGTGACCTCCCGGCACCGCGAGCCCGAGGCCGACGGCCGCGAGACGCTGATCGTCAGCCTGCCCAGCCGGGACGAAGAGCTCATCACCCGCCTGGTGCTGCGCCTCGGCGGCCGCGCCCGGGTGCTCGCCCCGGAGCACGTCGCGCGCGCCGTGCACGAACGCGCCACCGCCGCCCTGACGGCCTACTGA
- the tatA gene encoding Sec-independent protein translocase subunit TatA, translated as MPTPGPAELIIILLVILLLFGFKKLPDAARSLGKSARVFKSEVNEMKEEDRQREEAKKAREGGTVTSKPVKDTETGSGRDGNALLDESAPRTDNSSGPVS; from the coding sequence GTGCCCACTCCAGGCCCCGCAGAGCTCATCATCATCCTTCTCGTCATCCTGCTCCTCTTCGGCTTCAAGAAGCTCCCGGACGCGGCCCGCAGCCTCGGCAAGTCCGCCCGGGTCTTCAAGTCCGAGGTCAACGAGATGAAGGAGGAGGACCGTCAGCGCGAGGAGGCGAAGAAGGCTCGCGAGGGTGGCACCGTCACCTCCAAGCCGGTCAAGGACACCGAGACCGGCTCCGGGCGTGACGGCAACGCTCTCCTCGACGAGAGCGCCCCGCGCACCGACAACTCCTCCGGCCCGGTCTCCTGA